The Candidatus Paceibacterota bacterium genomic interval GACACCACCACGACCCATATATCCCTGTGCTCCTTTTCTTGTTTTATCAAACAAATTCATCGCTGCCCCGGAGCCGCTTCCCCCAGCCATCTTTGCTAAGACCAATGAACATACCAATAACCCAACCACAACAGCATAGTTAAAAACCAAACCAATACTGCTTGCAGAGCTAGCCGTACCATTTGCAAAACTGCCAAAACTACCGGTGGCAGTGTTTTGAATTGCACTCAAACCACCATCCTGGATCAATTTAAGTGTAACCCAAATCATCAAGAAAAAGGCCGGAGCGGTGATGGCCTCTTTCATTAAAGCTTGCAACCATTTGTTAAAAGATCCTGAAGTTTTTGGAAGGACCATGGAAGCAAAAGCTACTGGTGAAAGAATCATCAATATGATAATAGTCACAAAACGTGTAATAAAAACTATACTGGCGAACAAAAATATAACTGCAACAACAATCAGCAATATCGATCCAAACAGAGCCGTCAATAAAATGTTGTACCAGCCACCACTTGTGACCGCACTCTTGCTGTTTGTTCCTCCGTTTGTACTCCCCCCCGTGTATATACTTGTCAGTTTTAATGAATTCAAAAAAGCATCAGAAAGACCGTTGTCATTAAGGTTTGTTCCAGCTAAGTTCGTGACAGAGCCGTTTGCCGCTGTAATAGAAATGGATTTATAAAACTGGTAAGAAATAATATTTGAAGCGTCCACGATCACTTTTGTAAAGAAAAGACTAAAATTCATCAGGATGGCCACAATGATCAGTTTTGCCAAAAGAGTCTTGGCATTATAGCCACTAATTCTTAGCACGGTAGCTATCGATATGTAGAGCAAAATAAAGATAAATCCAATATTGGCCAAATCTCGAAAGGTAGACCAGGTAGTAGTGATTGTCTGAATAGCCCCAATATTTTTAGCCATATCAATGACCGTGTAACTTATAACAAAGTTAAATAGAATACCCACTATCCACAAAATCCAAGAAACAGCGGAGAGAACCGTATTGGCTCCCCAGGCGGCACAACCTTCAGCATCAAAACCAAAACCGCTACCCATGTGCCAAATACTGAGGGGTTTCCAGCAAGATGGTCCAGTACTGCTTTCGATACCAGTGTCTGGGGTTGCTGCTGCGGCAGTATTTCCTGCCGCATGCATTGCCTGAACTTGTTGAGCTGCTGTTTGATTCGCAGCTACCACTCCACTAGCTCCGTCGTAACTATTCGCTTGATTTTGAGCTACAGCTATTTTGCGAAGTTGTCCATCAGGACTATTTGGATTTCCTGTTTCATCCAAGATTACCCTACCGTCATCAGGGGCCCCTGGTATTCCTTTCGCTTGGCTTATCCATTGATCGGTCTGGATTTGGTTTCCATCTGCAGAATGTCTGACGACATCCTCGAGCTTCATTTGACCTGTAGAGGTATCCAGTTTATAAATAAAGATCATCTGAACATCTGAATTGGGTTTTCCGTTTGTATCAACCACCCCAGCATTCGCTACAATTGCTTTTTCATAAGAATCCAGAACCAGTGTTGTTCCAGTAATATAGTTTGGTTTTGTAAAAGGGTTTGACAAAAGGTTTGGCCCATCCTGCCAAGCTCCCACCTTCTGTGGTATCAAAAAGAATACGACTAGGAGTAATAATCCTGTATTGAAAAGTATTTTTTTGTTTTTCTCTATCTGAAACATTTATTTTTAAACGTTTACACGTTAATTCTGCAAAATCTTATTCAACGAAATCTTAATCAACTGGTTTACCAAAGCTGTTACAACTTGATCAAAACTATTTGCCAACACAAGCCGATCAGCCGCAAGGCCCGTTTGTTTAGCCGCTGCATCCGCAATCATTCCTCCAGGAGTGGTGGTATGACAGCTTTTTCTTTCTGGATCATCGGCCGCACTTTTATCGCATTGTTGTATATTAAGCCAGCCCTTATTTAAACCTAGTTGAAGTTGTGCTGTGTTTTGTTGTGTCCCAATCCGGGCGTACATTTCATTATTGGACATCAAGGAAAGACCGTATGGATTATTTTGTGGATTTTGAGTCATACTTATCCAGCTTTTGTATCCTCCACCTTGACTCCAGTTTCCGTTCAAAAACTGATTCACATTTGCCGAAGCTTGGGTCAATGTACACTGTGATCTTTGGGCAAAAGTTGAACCATACTGCTTAGCCAAGCCGATACCTACCCCTACACGGAAAGGCTGACAGATATTGAGGCCTGTAGTCCCTCCGACTACCTGCTGGACAAAAGCCCCTGCTTGTTGATCAGCAATATCACTGAAAAATTGTTGAGGGTTGGACACAAAAGCTGGATTGCCATTGAAACCACTATTGATCCAAGCAATCGTACTCTGAGTAATGTAAGTAATCATGGCGTTGATAAAGCAATACTGGATAGAATCCCAACTGATGCCTGTCGGTACCCCAAAGATTACAATACCAATTTTAGCGGCCTCCAAGTTTACTGGCTGATCTGGAACAAGTGGGTTTGCCACTTTGTCTGTGACCGTACCAATAGCTTTTCCGACGAGTCCTGTCGCCGCACGCGCAACCGCCTGCCCCAAAATACTGCCAACACACGAGCCTACTGCCCCAGTCATTGAACCACTTCCAGAGACATTACTTTGAGTAGTGTTTTGGGCTGAAGCGGCTTGGCTATTTGCAGCGGGTTGATTGATGGAGGCTGCGGCGGCATTACCCGCGGTTACCGAGTCTGGCAGGGTGTACGCTCCGGTCACATTGTTGTAATTTGTATTTGAATTATAAGACTGAGTATTCGTAGGATAATTTGCATAAACACCAGATCCATTATTTGTTCCTGGATCAATTGTACCAGCAGCGTCAGTGGTAGCCGCCTTTGTTTCTAAAGGCAAAGCGCCAGCTCCGATCAGAGTGAAGATGGCGATAGAAAGTATTATTTTTTTCATATATAAAAAATTATTTGGCAGTTTGGGCGGTGCTTGTCGAGCTGGCGGCTGGATTCCAAGCTGATCCAGGCTCATTATCATTGAAAATTATACCATTATTCTGGAAATAACCACTGATTTGGGTGTAGATATCGTTTTGTTGAGTAGCTAAAGCCTGATATTCCTGGATAGCCAAGAGGCCCTTGAGGGGGTCTTTTTGATAATTATTGATATCGTTTAAAACAGAGTAAATAGCATAGTAGCTATTGATCAGAGCCAGATGGGTCTGGACTATGTCCGAAGGAACAGATAGTTTTGAAAGACTCAAAGAAACATTTTTATATATCACTATGCTGCTATTGGGTATTTCCCCCGCCGGATTGTCAGTGATTTGCTGGTTGATCCCCGCAAAAGCTTGATTGATTGTCAAAATCAGACTGTTTCCATAAGTTTTAAGGTCGTTTTTAGTCCTAGGTGTAAAGCTGTGAATATCCGAAAGGCTGTATGCCTGAGGCAGGCTAGGAATATTTACGTTGGCCAGGGTGTTGTTGATAATGCTGGTTTGGCTACTATCATCTATCTGTCCACTATTTGCTGTCTGAGCAGACATGTAGTTGGCAAAAAGACTTTTTGAAAGCGTATCCGTCATGGTGTCGTTTGGGCCAGGAAGGAGGGCATTTGCTACGCTGTTGGTGGCAGTCAATTGAGTAATCTGAGCATCCTGAATGGCGCTATCCACTAGATTGTCACTTGATGAGACTTGCCCCGCACTGTAGGAAAGATCAGCGGTTGAAATAATAGAGGAAATACGGTCATAACGAGCCTTGACTGCCACCACAAAAATGACGAGAGAAAGACAGAGGGAAAAAAGAATAAGGACGTTGCGGCTAGGGAGTTTTATTTTTTTAAAATTTAGGTTTTTAAGATTCAAGGAGGTAGATTTTAGATGAATATTATAGTCAAATTATATATGATACTGTGATACAATACAATCAATATGGTGCGGGTATCTGAAATATTTGAAGAAAAAACTAACAGAAAAAATAGCCCATTTTTTCTGTCTGGCCTGATATTTATTTTTTGCTCTATTTTTTTTATTTTTCTTTCTGTCTTTTTAACGGGCAGTTCATTTGCTCAAACTACTGGGTCTGTTGGCCCGTCTAGCGCTGTTGGTTCAGCCGCTATTTTTTATAGAAATTTAAGCTTGGGGGTAAGCGGGCAAGATGTGTTAGCCCTGCAAAAATTTTTAAATCAGGATCCTGCTACCCAGATCCTTTCAGACGGCTCTACACCCTTGGGTGCTCCGGGGTCGTCTGGCCATGAAACAACATATTTTGGAATAAAAACTCAACAGGCTGTGATAAAGTTTCAAGAGAAATATGCTCAAGAAATCTTGACTCCTAATAATCTAGTCCAAGGAAATGGTTTTGTGGGGCCTGCTACCCG includes:
- a CDS encoding IPT/TIG domain-containing protein encodes the protein MVRVSEIFEEKTNRKNSPFFLSGLIFIFCSIFFIFLSVFLTGSSFAQTTGSVGPSSAVGSAAIFYRNLSLGVSGQDVLALQKFLNQDPATQILSDGSTPLGAPGSSGHETTYFGIKTQQAVIKFQEKYAQEILTPNNLVQGNGFVGPATRQKIISLISGKINAVVADTAPTVTSISPDSAKNGTAITITGQNFDLADNTVLVSWDATSTYTHIPSKDSKTISFVMNSTISNQIQDQTKGFSQQVLDKVMKNFPQSLKLFVAVENKNGRSNMTNFNLILK